From a region of the Thermosipho melanesiensis BI429 genome:
- a CDS encoding MATE family efflux transporter yields MGIYRDLFKIAIPVALQQFLFSSVSFLDTLMIGRLGEDAIAAIGLANQFFFFYNIVLFGLVSGGAIFFSQFWGKGDFEGLSKSTALTTLSSLFVSIPFFVLSLFFPGYVMRFFSPDPIVIELGVKYIKILSISFPIFAISMVFSFMLRSIHKAHIPMYTTIIELTTNVFLNYVLIFGNFGFPKLGVIGAAIATVFSRIIGLFVLIVTVKLQKLPGMFSLHHIGALNKNFINRFFHYTLPTLANEFAWSLGFTMYSVIYAHMSTKVIAARNIIGTIEGFAWAFSFSLANAASVIIGNYLGAKRFGEAYKISRKIIKLTEIVATISAAATYILTVFSVDLFNISQDVKSLVIVAMAISMGFVPIKIFNGLNIVGFLRAGGDTRFSFAVEATTLWVLGVPLAAIGGLILKLSFPLVLLLTMVDEITKFFILLSRYKSRKWVRNVVENI; encoded by the coding sequence GTGGGGATATACAGAGATCTTTTTAAAATAGCAATTCCCGTAGCGCTACAGCAGTTTTTATTTAGTAGTGTGAGTTTTTTGGACACGTTGATGATAGGTAGATTAGGAGAAGATGCAATTGCAGCTATTGGTCTTGCAAATCAGTTTTTCTTTTTTTACAATATAGTATTATTTGGTCTTGTTTCTGGTGGAGCAATCTTTTTTTCCCAATTTTGGGGGAAAGGTGACTTTGAAGGATTATCAAAATCTACAGCTCTTACAACTTTATCATCTCTTTTTGTTTCTATTCCGTTTTTTGTTTTAAGCTTGTTTTTCCCAGGTTATGTAATGAGATTTTTTTCTCCAGATCCTATTGTTATTGAACTTGGAGTAAAATATATAAAGATTTTGTCAATATCTTTTCCTATATTTGCAATATCAATGGTATTTTCATTTATGCTTAGAAGTATACACAAAGCCCACATTCCAATGTATACTACGATAATAGAATTAACAACAAACGTTTTTCTAAACTATGTACTTATTTTTGGAAATTTTGGTTTTCCAAAATTAGGAGTTATAGGTGCTGCAATTGCGACGGTTTTTTCAAGGATTATAGGTTTATTTGTTTTGATTGTAACAGTGAAGTTACAGAAACTTCCAGGTATGTTTTCCTTACATCACATAGGAGCGCTAAACAAAAATTTTATAAACCGCTTTTTTCACTATACACTTCCTACACTTGCCAATGAATTTGCATGGTCACTTGGTTTTACCATGTATTCTGTGATTTATGCACATATGAGTACAAAAGTTATAGCGGCAAGGAATATAATAGGTACCATCGAAGGGTTTGCATGGGCATTTTCTTTTTCACTTGCAAATGCAGCATCGGTAATAATTGGTAATTATTTAGGGGCAAAAAGATTTGGAGAAGCGTATAAGATTTCAAGAAAAATAATCAAACTCACGGAAATTGTAGCCACAATATCTGCCGCTGCAACTTATATATTAACAGTTTTTTCAGTTGATCTGTTCAATATATCTCAAGATGTAAAAAGTTTGGTGATAGTTGCTATGGCTATATCCATGGGATTTGTTCCTATTAAAATATTTAATGGTTTAAATATCGTTGGTTTTTTACGTGCAGGCGGAGATACAAGATTTTCCTTTGCGGTAGAGGCAACAACCCTTTGGGTTTTGGGTGTTCCGCTTGCAGCGATAGGTGGATTAATATTAAAACTAAGTTTTCCATTGGTTTTACTATTAACAATGGTAGATGAAATTACAAAGTTTTTCATACTTTTATCAAGGTATAAAAGTAGAAAATGGGTAAGAAATGTGGTTGAAAATATCTAG
- the def gene encoding peptide deformylase produces the protein MRIRLYGDPILRKSAKAVKDFKYLQEIKEDMLKTMYLEDGVGLAAPQVGLSLRFFVMDDGSGPLFIVNPEIIAHSEEKEIGEEGCLSLPGIFENVERYKWVKLKFQDEYGKVQTRLFEGYSARIVQHERDHLDGILFIDHLPNAVKRRLAPELSKIMRMRMEEKK, from the coding sequence ATGAGGATAAGGCTATACGGTGATCCTATACTTAGAAAATCTGCAAAAGCAGTAAAAGATTTTAAATATCTACAGGAAATAAAGGAAGACATGCTTAAAACAATGTATTTAGAAGATGGGGTAGGTCTTGCCGCACCACAAGTGGGACTTTCATTGAGGTTTTTTGTAATGGACGATGGAAGTGGACCACTTTTTATTGTAAACCCGGAAATCATAGCTCATTCTGAAGAAAAAGAAATTGGCGAGGAAGGATGTCTTAGTTTACCGGGAATTTTTGAAAATGTGGAAAGGTATAAATGGGTGAAATTAAAATTTCAAGATGAATATGGGAAAGTTCAGACAAGATTATTCGAAGGTTACAGTGCAAGGATAGTGCAACACGAAAGAGACCATTTGGATGGTATTTTGTTTATCGACCACCTTCCAAATGCTGTAAAAAGAAGGCTTGCTCCTGAGCTTTCCAAAATAATGAGGATGAGAATGGAGGAAAAAAAGTGA
- a CDS encoding SMP-30/gluconolactonase/LRE family protein yields the protein MKIFLTLLFSIWGLFSPESVISNNGEYFITQMGKLYVKDGTIIHMTKDKTESLLKLVDPRGMYLEDNFLWVVDFDRVVRLDLETGKYKNFYANFPRYLNDIVKYKGSFYVTDTYGNTIYRINDEKKLEVVFNIKSPNGITTDGEYLYVISFTSPAVVYKCDENKVISSFTLKDVNGGDGIFFGDNLFFVSGYNSKNVVVYNDKWEKLFEKTGFSSPADLYYSKKTLYVPDMKEGKIYVFKVENE from the coding sequence ATGAAAATATTTTTAACGTTATTATTTTCAATTTGGGGACTTTTTTCTCCGGAAAGTGTAATTTCAAACAACGGGGAGTATTTTATAACACAAATGGGAAAGTTGTATGTAAAAGATGGAACAATTATCCATATGACAAAAGACAAGACAGAATCTCTTTTAAAATTAGTAGATCCAAGGGGGATGTATTTAGAGGATAATTTTCTCTGGGTGGTTGATTTTGACAGAGTAGTTAGACTTGATTTAGAAACGGGAAAGTACAAAAATTTTTATGCAAATTTTCCAAGGTACCTAAACGATATAGTAAAATACAAAGGGAGTTTTTATGTAACAGATACATATGGAAATACCATTTACAGAATTAACGATGAAAAAAAATTAGAGGTGGTTTTTAATATTAAAAGTCCAAATGGAATAACAACTGATGGGGAGTATTTGTATGTAATTTCATTTACATCCCCTGCTGTTGTTTACAAGTGCGATGAAAACAAGGTAATTAGTAGTTTTACACTTAAAGATGTAAATGGTGGAGACGGAATATTTTTTGGTGATAATCTCTTTTTTGTCTCAGGTTATAATTCAAAAAATGTTGTGGTATACAATGACAAATGGGAAAAATTATTTGAAAAAACAGGGTTTTCATCTCCTGCGGATTTATACTATTCAAAAAAGACTTTGTATGTTCCTGATATGAAAGAAGGAAAAATATACGTTTTTAAGGTGGAAAATGAGTAG
- a CDS encoding TIGR03936 family radical SAM-associated protein: MSRFVIKFKKLGMYRFISGLDTISLIERTFRRTQLSLIFTEGFHPKPKFTYIDPVSTGVIDLAFYLTIEFSKDYDEKIVKRKIKEVQPLYFVVDLVSKDEITLSKINAYEFLVIIKKPFELPGKVVKKTKRGFKEIQISTLRNLDIVEKKDYIMLNYIVEKGNTFNPYILSDNVFLAIRKECYIDNKPVSSLLKGV, encoded by the coding sequence ATGAGTAGATTTGTAATAAAATTCAAAAAGCTTGGTATGTATAGATTTATTTCAGGTCTTGATACCATATCGTTGATTGAAAGAACTTTTAGGAGAACACAGTTATCACTTATTTTTACTGAAGGTTTTCATCCAAAACCAAAGTTTACTTACATAGATCCCGTTTCTACAGGTGTGATAGATTTAGCGTTTTATCTTACAATAGAGTTTTCTAAAGATTATGACGAAAAAATTGTAAAAAGGAAAATAAAAGAAGTTCAACCGTTATATTTTGTAGTGGATTTAGTTTCAAAAGATGAAATAACACTTTCAAAAATAAATGCGTACGAGTTTTTGGTGATAATAAAGAAGCCATTTGAATTGCCTGGTAAAGTTGTAAAGAAGACAAAGCGGGGATTTAAAGAAATTCAGATATCCACACTAAGAAATTTGGATATTGTTGAAAAAAAAGATTATATTATGTTAAACTATATAGTTGAGAAGGGAAATACTTTTAATCCATATATTTTGTCAGATAATGTGTTTTTAGCTATAAGAAAAGAATGTTATATTGATAACAAACCTGTTTCTTCTCTTTTGAAGGGAGTGTAA
- the surE gene encoding 5'/3'-nucleotidase SurE has product MNILVTNDDGVTADGILCLARYLSKKHEVTVVAPETEQSAVGHAITLRFPLWLRKIDINEEFEIYAVSGTPADCVKMGIDVVLKEKPDLLISGINRGNNLGTDVVYSGTVSGALEGAIAGVPSIAISSFSFENPLYETAAKFILEFLEEFDVKSIPRFTALNINVPSVPYGELKGWKLTRQSKRMYEDYFEQRKDPSGGNYYWMMGNIIENDPDPKADYKAVAEKYVSVTPISVFLTNEEYLKRLEERYEDKAIR; this is encoded by the coding sequence ATGAACATATTGGTAACAAATGATGATGGTGTAACCGCAGATGGTATATTGTGTCTTGCAAGGTATTTAAGTAAAAAACACGAAGTAACTGTAGTTGCACCTGAGACTGAACAAAGTGCGGTAGGACATGCGATAACTTTGAGATTTCCATTATGGCTTAGAAAGATTGATATAAATGAAGAATTTGAGATTTACGCGGTTTCTGGGACACCTGCTGATTGTGTAAAAATGGGTATTGATGTTGTGTTGAAGGAAAAACCAGATTTGCTAATTAGCGGAATAAATAGAGGGAATAATTTGGGAACGGATGTTGTTTATTCGGGAACGGTAAGTGGAGCACTAGAAGGTGCAATAGCTGGTGTTCCATCTATTGCAATTTCAAGTTTTAGTTTTGAAAATCCCTTGTACGAAACTGCGGCGAAATTTATATTGGAATTTTTGGAGGAATTTGATGTAAAATCCATTCCAAGGTTTACTGCTTTGAATATAAATGTTCCATCTGTACCGTATGGAGAATTAAAAGGTTGGAAATTAACAAGACAGAGTAAGAGAATGTACGAAGATTATTTTGAACAAAGAAAAGATCCGTCCGGTGGAAATTACTATTGGATGATGGGAAATATAATAGAGAATGATCCAGATCCGAAAGCAGATTACAAAGCTGTTGCAGAAAAGTATGTTTCTGTTACTCCGATAAGTGTTTTTTTAACCAATGAAGAATATTTAAAAAGATTGGAGGAACGCTATGAGGATAAGGCTATACGGTGA
- a CDS encoding YaaR family protein, which yields MRIEPTGDPKIKNEAIKKKKKAKGKHKVGFSNETPGFFDVLLDVEEEKINVELERIVQDILDAGNDFVRSPTPDTLRRYKEKIKKFLKLIEKKMYKLAGKMDYSTNSPRLHVIVEEVDEKLKNIAEKLITSEGGTINFAAKVEEINGLILDLYK from the coding sequence TTGAGAATAGAACCAACAGGTGATCCAAAAATAAAGAATGAAGCAATAAAAAAGAAAAAAAAGGCAAAAGGAAAACATAAAGTGGGGTTTTCAAATGAAACTCCAGGTTTTTTTGATGTGCTTTTGGATGTTGAAGAAGAGAAAATAAACGTTGAACTTGAAAGGATTGTCCAGGATATTTTGGATGCAGGAAATGATTTTGTTAGATCTCCCACTCCAGATACGTTGAGAAGATATAAAGAAAAAATAAAAAAGTTTCTCAAACTTATTGAAAAAAAGATGTATAAATTGGCGGGAAAAATGGATTATTCAACAAATTCTCCAAGGTTACATGTAATAGTTGAGGAAGTTGATGAAAAACTCAAAAATATTGCGGAAAAGCTAATAACTTCTGAAGGTGGAACTATAAATTTTGCCGCTAAGGTTGAAGAGATAAATGGTTTGATTTTGGATCTGTATAAGTAA
- a CDS encoding DEAD/DEAH box helicase, with the protein MNFEDFNLSEKTLYAINEKGFEKPTPVQKRVIPILLNKEKNLIVQAKTGTGKTAAFGIPLIELLESKGYVQAIILTPTRELALQVSEEINSLKRKRLKILPVYGGQSISRQIEHLKRGVDIVVGTPGRILDHLERKTIDLSKVEYFILDEADEMLDMGFIDDVEKILKSTSDEKIFLMFSATIPRRIIDLAKKYIKNYEVIKIADKQLTTNLTEQIYIELNENDKFEALCRIIDVEDDFYGMVFCRTKVEVDNVSSKLIERGYDAEALHGDFSQYQRERVLKKFKEKRINILVATDVAARGIDISGLTHVINYSIPLNPEHYVHRVGRTGRAGREGVAITFVTPKEYRQLFRIKKFSKAKIKEGKIPSVEQIIRAKSERIKSELLKEEKKLPNIYYNLADELLKKTNPREVIAKLLNMSFKSLNPEKYEKVLPPKENEVVRLFIAKGKQAGLTKKDLVRFIVEKTNISPKVISDVVVLDKFSFITVPYKEAEIILSIFKKRGRRSLISKAKERN; encoded by the coding sequence GTGAATTTTGAGGATTTTAACTTAAGTGAAAAAACGCTTTACGCAATTAACGAGAAAGGTTTTGAAAAACCAACACCTGTACAGAAGCGAGTTATTCCAATTTTGTTAAACAAAGAAAAAAATCTTATTGTACAGGCAAAAACGGGAACGGGAAAAACAGCTGCATTTGGTATACCACTTATAGAACTTTTAGAAAGTAAAGGTTATGTCCAAGCTATTATATTGACTCCAACAAGGGAATTGGCCTTGCAGGTTTCAGAGGAAATAAATTCGTTAAAAAGAAAGAGGTTAAAGATATTACCCGTATACGGTGGCCAGTCTATTAGTAGGCAAATTGAACATTTAAAAAGAGGTGTGGATATAGTAGTTGGAACTCCGGGGAGAATTTTGGATCATTTAGAAAGAAAAACAATAGATCTTTCGAAGGTAGAGTATTTTATTTTAGACGAAGCAGATGAAATGCTTGATATGGGATTTATAGATGATGTCGAAAAGATTTTAAAAAGTACAAGTGACGAGAAAATCTTTCTAATGTTTTCCGCAACTATACCTAGAAGAATAATTGACCTTGCAAAAAAGTATATAAAAAATTATGAGGTTATTAAAATAGCAGATAAACAGCTTACTACCAATCTTACAGAACAAATATATATTGAATTAAACGAAAATGATAAATTTGAAGCACTTTGTAGAATAATAGATGTAGAAGACGATTTTTATGGCATGGTATTTTGTAGAACAAAGGTAGAAGTTGATAATGTTTCATCTAAACTTATTGAAAGAGGATATGATGCGGAAGCACTACATGGTGATTTTTCACAGTATCAACGTGAAAGGGTACTGAAAAAATTTAAAGAGAAAAGGATAAATATTCTAGTTGCAACGGATGTTGCTGCAAGAGGAATAGATATTTCAGGCTTAACTCATGTAATAAATTATTCTATACCACTTAATCCCGAACATTATGTGCATAGAGTAGGCAGAACGGGGCGAGCAGGGAGAGAAGGTGTAGCGATAACTTTTGTAACTCCAAAAGAGTACAGACAACTATTTAGGATAAAGAAATTCTCAAAAGCAAAGATAAAGGAGGGAAAAATTCCATCGGTTGAGCAGATAATAAGGGCAAAGTCTGAAAGAATAAAAAGTGAATTGTTAAAAGAAGAGAAAAAGTTACCGAATATATATTACAACCTTGCCGATGAGTTATTGAAAAAAACAAATCCTAGGGAGGTAATAGCAAAGCTTTTGAATATGTCTTTTAAATCTTTAAATCCCGAAAAATATGAGAAAGTGTTACCGCCAAAGGAAAATGAAGTGGTAAGGTTGTTTATAGCAAAAGGGAAGCAAGCAGGACTTACAAAAAAAGATCTTGTAAGATTTATAGTTGAAAAGACAAATATAAGTCCTAAGGTGATAAGTGATGTAGTTGTTCTTGATAAGTTTTCTTTCATAACCGTTCCGTATAAAGAAGCGGAAATTATACTATCAATATTTAAAAAACGCGGTAGAAGATCGTTAATCTCAAAAGCTAAAGAGAGAAACTAG
- the lptB gene encoding LPS export ABC transporter ATP-binding protein, with amino-acid sequence MRIYCRGIKKKFGRNQVLNGVDLYVNTGEVVGLLGPNGSGKTTLFNIILGVVIPTYGRVFLDEKDITKMPIHKRARLGITYLQQETSVFRQLTVENNLKLVLEYYDKNFEKIPKLLENFGLYDLRKQMAFNLSGGEKRRLELARMMTLSPKFLLLDEPFVGIDPKTVKEIQKMVIELKKMGLGIIITDHSVEALMDIVDRLYVIHKGDIIKSGEPESVLNDETVKKVYLGG; translated from the coding sequence ATGAGAATATACTGTAGGGGTATAAAAAAGAAATTTGGAAGGAACCAAGTTTTAAATGGAGTAGATTTATATGTAAATACAGGTGAAGTAGTAGGCTTGCTGGGACCAAATGGTTCTGGCAAGACTACTTTATTCAATATAATATTAGGTGTTGTAATTCCAACTTATGGAAGAGTTTTTCTCGATGAGAAAGATATAACAAAGATGCCAATACACAAACGTGCAAGACTTGGAATTACTTATCTTCAACAAGAAACTTCTGTTTTTAGACAACTTACCGTTGAGAATAACTTGAAGTTGGTTTTGGAATATTACGATAAGAATTTTGAAAAAATTCCAAAATTATTGGAAAATTTCGGACTATACGATTTGAGGAAACAGATGGCCTTTAACCTCTCAGGTGGAGAAAAAAGAAGACTAGAACTTGCACGTATGATGACTCTTTCGCCAAAATTTTTATTGTTAGATGAACCGTTTGTGGGAATTGATCCCAAAACTGTTAAAGAAATACAAAAAATGGTGATTGAATTAAAAAAAATGGGGCTGGGGATAATAATTACTGATCATAGTGTGGAGGCATTGATGGATATTGTAGATAGACTTTATGTTATCCACAAAGGTGATATAATTAAGAGTGGAGAACCAGAGAGTGTTTTGAATGATGAAACTGTGAAAAAAGTGTATTTGGGGGGATAG
- the abc-f gene encoding ribosomal protection-like ABC-F family protein — protein sequence MIVLNNVSLHFPGKELLNNVSLNISDGEKVALIGKNGSGKTTLLKAIVGEFKEYTGQINTTGKVVYLDQYRTFSSNTPYEYYMEVADTPEKERLVRSILKGFGFEEEDWKRNLSTFSGGEKTRLQIGRLFLEEADFILLDEPTNYLDIAGIHFLKNLLKSFKGGYIIISHDRSFLRDTCERFLEINNGKIWDFRMGFDAYLKERESLILHQKRSMKNKQREIERLKKIIERYRKWGREKFIKQAKSKEKILQKILEELQSEVIFEEETKKNVSIPIPENTGYIVLNVKGLKFLNIIDDVTFTVYSGDKIAILGPNGSGKSTILKFISGKLKGEGLVEFGYNVKVEFLDQFVEELDEENSVFEEIANEMEMQPDYVIRAYAGRFGFKGEDVFKTISELSGGERQILALAKVLLKKPNLLILDEPTNHMDLETVEALEDALKEYKGSLILVSHDEELVKNVCNRYFILKDKKLLEVSDISQYEPKEEKKEEKIINTDYEEKKRRKNRIKKLKMEIEKLNEEEKRLLKKIDEIDLKLLNVGSDYIKAMELSEEKEKLEEKILNLLQKIDEMEKEIKYLEI from the coding sequence TTGATAGTACTAAACAACGTATCCTTACATTTTCCAGGAAAAGAACTCTTAAATAATGTATCATTAAATATTTCTGATGGTGAAAAAGTAGCATTAATAGGAAAAAATGGAAGTGGTAAAACAACGCTTTTAAAGGCAATAGTTGGTGAATTCAAAGAATATACAGGACAAATAAATACCACCGGTAAGGTGGTTTACCTCGACCAGTATAGAACATTTAGCAGTAATACCCCTTACGAATATTATATGGAGGTAGCTGATACTCCGGAAAAAGAAAGACTTGTAAGAAGTATTCTTAAAGGTTTTGGTTTTGAAGAAGAAGACTGGAAAAGAAACTTAAGCACGTTTAGTGGGGGAGAAAAAACAAGATTACAAATAGGTAGACTTTTTCTAGAAGAAGCAGATTTCATACTTTTAGACGAACCTACTAATTATTTAGATATAGCGGGAATTCACTTTTTAAAAAATCTACTAAAAAGCTTTAAAGGTGGATATATAATAATTTCACACGATAGAAGTTTTTTAAGGGACACGTGTGAAAGATTTTTAGAAATCAACAACGGAAAGATATGGGATTTTAGAATGGGATTTGATGCATATCTTAAAGAAAGAGAGTCGTTAATACTCCATCAAAAACGTTCGATGAAAAATAAGCAAAGGGAAATAGAGAGGTTGAAGAAAATTATTGAAAGATACAGAAAATGGGGAAGAGAAAAGTTTATAAAACAAGCAAAAAGTAAAGAAAAAATTCTACAGAAGATTTTAGAAGAGCTACAATCTGAAGTTATTTTTGAAGAAGAAACGAAAAAAAATGTCTCCATCCCTATCCCAGAAAATACAGGTTATATAGTATTGAACGTAAAAGGGTTAAAATTTCTAAATATCATAGATGATGTAACCTTCACAGTATACAGTGGTGATAAAATAGCTATCCTAGGACCCAATGGCTCTGGAAAGAGTACTATCTTAAAGTTTATTTCTGGAAAACTTAAAGGAGAAGGGTTAGTAGAATTTGGATATAACGTAAAAGTGGAATTTTTAGATCAGTTTGTGGAAGAGTTAGATGAAGAAAATAGTGTCTTTGAAGAAATAGCAAATGAAATGGAAATGCAACCAGACTATGTAATCAGAGCATATGCAGGAAGATTTGGTTTCAAAGGCGAAGACGTTTTCAAAACTATCTCCGAATTAAGCGGTGGAGAAAGGCAAATTCTCGCCCTTGCAAAAGTACTGCTTAAAAAACCAAATCTATTGATATTAGACGAACCTACCAATCACATGGATCTTGAAACTGTAGAAGCACTTGAAGACGCTCTAAAAGAATACAAAGGAAGCCTTATACTTGTTTCCCACGACGAAGAACTTGTAAAGAATGTTTGTAACAGATATTTTATTTTAAAAGACAAAAAATTACTTGAGGTATCCGATATATCACAATACGAACCAAAGGAAGAAAAAAAAGAAGAAAAAATAATAAATACAGATTACGAAGAAAAAAAGAGAAGAAAAAATAGGATAAAAAAATTAAAGATGGAAATAGAAAAATTAAACGAAGAAGAAAAAAGGTTGTTGAAAAAAATAGATGAAATTGATTTAAAACTATTAAATGTTGGTTCTGATTATATAAAAGCAATGGAACTTTCTGAAGAAAAAGAAAAATTAGAGGAAAAAATACTTAACTTGCTACAAAAAATCGATGAGATGGAAAAAGAGATAAAATATCTTGAAATCTAG
- a CDS encoding OmpH family outer membrane protein has product MRKVGVLVVSIGILLSFVLLFASGDTNQGPKFAYIDSTKVLQSYSKFITLQAKYQEDAAFYQKKLNELAAEINSMKEQGVSEQEINKKIAEYSQKQQQYSQMLNNEYQPKFSQIEQEILEKIAQYAEIMGYDFVFNSKSMAYGNSKYDITAQFIEYLNSAQ; this is encoded by the coding sequence ATGAGAAAAGTAGGTGTTTTGGTAGTATCCATAGGTATATTGTTATCATTTGTGCTTCTCTTTGCAAGTGGGGATACAAATCAAGGTCCAAAATTTGCTTACATTGATTCGACAAAGGTACTTCAATCTTACAGTAAATTTATAACCCTTCAAGCAAAATATCAAGAAGATGCGGCTTTTTATCAAAAGAAGCTCAATGAACTTGCTGCGGAGATAAATTCCATGAAGGAACAGGGGGTAAGTGAGCAGGAAATAAACAAAAAAATAGCAGAATATTCACAAAAACAACAACAATATTCTCAAATGTTGAATAATGAGTATCAACCTAAGTTTTCACAAATTGAACAGGAAATATTGGAAAAAATAGCACAATATGCTGAAATAATGGGATATGATTTTGTGTTTAATAGTAAGTCTATGGCATATGGTAATTCAAAGTACGATATTACAGCACAATTTATAGAATACCTAAACTCTGCACAATGA
- a CDS encoding response regulator, with product MKKILVVDDSEVLRKITSFNLKKAGYEVFEAFDGIDGLEKIKSIKPDLIILDIMMPRLDGFGVLKEKQKIEEIKDIPVIILTAKGGAEDEKIAKSLGANLVMTKPFSPSILLEEVKRLMSDD from the coding sequence GTGAAGAAAATTCTTGTAGTAGATGATTCTGAAGTTCTAAGGAAAATAACATCATTTAATCTTAAAAAGGCGGGATATGAAGTTTTCGAGGCGTTTGATGGAATTGATGGCCTTGAAAAAATAAAATCCATTAAACCCGATCTTATTATTCTAGATATTATGATGCCAAGACTTGATGGTTTTGGTGTTTTAAAAGAAAAACAAAAAATTGAAGAAATAAAAGATATTCCAGTGATTATTCTCACAGCTAAAGGAGGAGCAGAAGATGAAAAGATAGCCAAAAGTCTTGGCGCAAATTTGGTCATGACCAAACCATTCAGCCCTTCTATATTGCTTGAAGAAGTTAAGAGGTTGATGTCAGATGATTAA
- a CDS encoding Mrp/NBP35 family ATP-binding protein has protein sequence MPNPQFNLNNDNEKIKEKMSKVKHKIAVLSGKGGVGKTTVAVNLATALAESGYRVGILDLDMHGPNIVRMLGEKNPTVDGEEIVPAEILPNLKALSIGMLVESGKAVIWRGPLKHSAIKQFLGDTKWGELDYLIFDLPPGTGDEALSLFQTIPELDGVVMVTTPQKVALDDVRRAIDFVHAMNKKLLGIVENMSYVKCPKCEEKIEIFGSGGGKILAEEYNVELLGQIPLDPKAAKYADEGKPITLYMRESEVEAEFRKIVEKIAKIVEK, from the coding sequence ATGCCAAATCCACAGTTTAATTTAAACAATGATAACGAAAAAATAAAAGAAAAGATGTCGAAGGTAAAACACAAAATAGCAGTTTTGAGTGGAAAAGGTGGCGTGGGAAAGACAACTGTTGCGGTGAATTTGGCAACTGCGCTTGCAGAAAGTGGGTATAGAGTTGGAATTTTAGATCTTGATATGCATGGTCCAAATATAGTGAGAATGTTAGGAGAGAAAAATCCTACAGTTGATGGTGAGGAAATAGTTCCGGCGGAAATTCTTCCAAATCTGAAAGCTTTATCAATTGGTATGCTTGTTGAGAGTGGAAAGGCGGTAATTTGGAGAGGGCCATTAAAACATTCTGCGATAAAACAATTTTTGGGAGATACGAAATGGGGAGAATTGGATTACTTAATCTTTGACCTTCCGCCTGGAACAGGAGATGAAGCACTTAGTTTATTTCAAACAATACCGGAATTAGACGGTGTAGTTATGGTAACAACTCCTCAAAAAGTGGCGCTTGATGACGTTAGAAGGGCAATAGATTTTGTACATGCGATGAATAAGAAATTGTTGGGGATTGTAGAGAACATGTCATATGTTAAATGTCCAAAGTGTGAAGAAAAAATTGAAATATTTGGAAGTGGTGGTGGAAAAATATTAGCTGAAGAATACAATGTTGAACTTCTGGGGCAGATCCCCCTTGATCCAAAAGCGGCAAAGTATGCAGATGAAGGAAAACCAATAACACTTTATATGAGGGAAAGTGAAGTGGAAGCGGAGTTTAGAAAGATAGTAGAAAAAATAGCGAAAATAGTAGAAAAATAA